The stretch of DNA ATCCAATTTTTGTTCTCAAATATAAAAACGGTTTCCTTCAGGGGAACCGTTTTTATATTTTTTTTGTTTAAATTAAACAAGTAAATTTCAATCTTTTTCTATTAAAACCCAAATAGTTCTTGACATAGAATTCAAAGAATACTATATTAATATTATATCTTTTTGCTTTAACGCGAAAAAGCGTTTAAGTACGATAGCAGGATTTGATAAATTTTATTTTTTCAATGTAATATCCCTGCAAAGCAAATGAAAGGGTGGCTTCATGAAGCAGGAACAATTAAATTTTACTTTTAAGCCGATGGAGGCTTTACTTATTACAATAGTCCTTTTGGGTGGCATTGGCACAGCAATGATTTTTGGTGGTGTTGTGCCTCATATTCCCATTGTCATTTCAATTATGTTTTTACTAGGACTAGGTTTATTAAAGAAGGTGAGTATAAAGGAATTGGAGGAAGGTTTAACAGATGGTGCGAAATCTGGCCTCGGGGCAGTGCTTATCTTTTTCTTTATCGGTATGTTAATTAGCAGCTGGATGGCAAGCGGAACGATCCCCACTTTTATTTACCTTGCATTAGACGTAGTGAATGGGAAATTCTTTTATGCTATTGCCTTTGTTGTATCATCTATCATTGGTGTGAGTGTGGGGAGTTCACTTACAACAGCAGCGACGATTGGCGTTGCATTTATGAGTGTTTCGACAGCTCTCGGCTTGTCAGAAGCATTGACTGCAGGAGCTGTTATTTCAGGAGCCTTTTTTGGAGATAAAATGTCTCCACTTTCAGATACAACGAACCTTGCCTCAATGATTGTAAAGGTGGATTTATTTGAACATATTAAAAATATGGCATGGACTACTGGACCTGCTTTCATTATTTCTTTTATCCTTTTTGCCATTTTATCACCAGATGAAGCTGCATCTGATTTTTCTAAGATAGAAATTCTAAAGAATACTCTTATTGATCAGGGGTATGTTCATTGGTATTCACTTATCCCTTTTCTATTATTAACATATTTGGCTATAAAAAAAGTTTCTGCCATGATCACCCTATCAGCGAGTATTTTATCCGCGTTACTGATTGGTTTCTTTGTTCAAAAGGATTTTGGAATAAACAAAATGTTGAACCTATTATTTGATGGCTTTACATCAAATACTGGCGTAAAAGAGGTGGATTCACTTTTATCAAGGGGTGGAATGGAAAGTATGTTTTTTTCCATTTCATTAGTCCTGTTAGCTCTTTCTATGGGGGGACTGCTTTTTAAATTGGGAATTATCCCTTCATTACTAGAAGGAATGAAAAAGTTTTTGCAAAAGGTTCCAGCCTTGATTGCCTCCACTGCAGGAACGGCAATAGGAATCAACTTCCTTCTCGGAGAACAATATCTTTCAATATTATTGACAGGGAATACATTTCAAGAATCATATGATAAAGCAGGATTGCATCCGAAAAATCTTTCACGAGTATTAGAGGATGCGGGAACTGTTATTAACCCTCTAGTGCCTTGGGGAGTATGTGGTGTATTTTTGACAGGGGTTTTGGGAGTCGAAACAATTGATTATTTACCATACACATTTTTCTGTCTTCTATCGCCTATACTAACAATAGTTTATGGAATTACAGGCTTTACCATTACGAAAAAAGGAGAAAAAGCAGCTGTTTGATGGCTGCTTTTTCTCCTTTTTTTTTCGGCTAAATGAATTGATGAACGCTAAGTATTATTAATCCATGTGATTGCCACATTTTCTTATGTGTGAATGCTTGCATCAGCAAATGGCCTCTAATATAGTAAGAGTGTATTGAAATAATTGGGATTATAAGAAAATATCGCCTTCTAATGAACAGAAGTCGAAAATAGAAATAGGAGGATTACTTTATACATAATTCGACATCTACATAAGCCAATCAAATTTTCGAAAGGAGAATCTTGAATGAAAATAAGCAGTTTTTCAATAAATAGACCGATTTTCACTTTGGTTACTATGTTTTTAGTTCTTATATTAGGAATTGTTTCTCTCCTAAATATTCCAATGAAGCTTATTCCAGATATTAATCCTCCAGTGGGGGTTATTGTAACTTCCTATCCAGGGGCAAGTCCTGAGGAAGTAGTTGAGAAAGTGACGAAGCCTTTGGAGGCTAATCTTGCTACTCTACCAGGAATTAAAACAATGACTAGCTCTTCTCAAGAAAGTGCTAATCTCATTCTGCTGGAGTTTTCTTGGACGACGGACATTGATGAAATTCAAAACGAAGTAATTCAGCGGTTGGATCAAACTTCAATGCCTGATGGAGTGGAAAGACCGCGTTTCTTAAAATTTGATCCATCACAATTTCCGATCATTCAATTATCACTAAGTGGAGATGAGGACAAACAAGCATTAAGACAAATTGCAGATCAGCTGAAACTGGAGCTTACAAAGGTTAACGGCGTTGCAAGTGTAAACCTTTCGGGGACAGCTATTAAAGAGGTTCGTGTAGAGCTTGATCAAGACAAACTAAAGGATTACCAACTAAGTCAAGAGGATATCGTTAATATCATTCAAGCTCATAATGTTTCATTGCCTGGTGATGCCATTTTAACGAATGGAAAAGAGTTGACAACAAGAATTATAAGTACCATTGATTCGGTTGATACTCTAAAAAATTTAACTGTAACTGTTAACCCAGTTAATGGGGAGAAAATTTCTCTTCAAGATGTTAGTAGAGTTGAAATGGTGAATCAGGATGACAGAACCATTACAAGAACAAATCAATCACCCTCAGTTTTACTAAGTGTACTTCAACAATCTGATGCAAATACAGCAGAGGTCTCAAAGGAGTTTAAGTATCAATTGGATAAACTTCTAGAAAAAGAGAAATTCAAAGATATTGAGTATGATATTTTGTTTGATCAGGGTGATTATATCCAGCTTGCTATTGGGAATATTTCCAATTCTTTAATCCTTGGCGGTCTTTTTGCCATGGTTGTCCTTTTTTTCTTCCTAAGAAATGTGAAAAGTCCACTAATTATCGGAATCTCAATTCCATATTCTGTTATTTTTACATTTGTGTTAATGTACTTTTCTGATTTTACTCTTAATATCATGACTTTGGGCGGCCTTGCTCTCGGGATCGGAATGCTTGTTGATAATGCAATTGTTGTGATTGAAAATATAAATCGTCATTTAAATATGGGGAAGGATTCAAAAACAGCGGCTATAGACGGTACCAAGGAGGTTGGCACTGCGATAACAGCTTCAACATTAACAACAGTTGCTGTTTTCATACCTGTTGTCTTTATCACAGGTATTATTGGGGAGTTATTTACTGAATTCGCATTAACAATATCTTTTAGTTTATTTGCTTCATTAGTAGTTGCTCTAACGGTTGTTCCGATGCTTGCTAGCCGATTATTGAAGGCGCCGAGGAAAAACTTAGAAGAAAAAAGACAACAATCAAGATGGATGCTTTCACTTGAAAAATCAATAAAATGGTCATTACGTCACCGGGCTGCTGTTATTATCATCGCATTACTACTTCTTGGAGTCGGTGCATATGGATTAACGACAGTAGGTACACAATTTCTCCCTAATACGGACGAAGGATTCTTCACAATTCGAGTTGAATTAGAAAACGGATCTGCCTTAACTGAAACGGAAAAGGTTATTACTGCAATGGAGCAAAAGCTACAAGCTGAAGAGGACATCGAGACTTATGTCAGTCTTATTGGTACGACCCAGGAAGGTTCGTTTCGTGGATCAAAAAATGCTAATAGTGCAGAGATATATGTGAAAATGAAAGAGTTAGATAAAAGGGAAAGATCTACAATTGAATTTGTAGATGATGTTAAGAAGAAACTGGAAAGAACAGCTAAAAATACAAATCAAAGTGCAGAAGTTTCCTTTAATATGCATTCTTCTTCAGGGACTGCTCCAAATACTCTTACTTTTAGTGTAAGAGATACGGATAAGGGCAGATTGAATAAGCAAGTAGAAAAAATTTATCAGGAACTACAAAATATTGATGATGTAACAGAGTTGTCAACTGATCTAATCGATACTGTGGAAGAGATTCAGATTACAGTCGATCGGGATAAAGCATTCGAACACGGCCTTGCCCCAGCGCAGATCGCTATGATCGTGAATGATGTTACTCGTGGAAATAAGGCTACACAGTTGGTTGATGATCAATCAAATATTTATGGAGTTTTGGTAGAATATGATCAAACTGTTACGCAGAACCTTGAAAAACTAAAAACATTACTAATAAAAAAACCAGATGGTAGTTATATTTCTCTAGATCAAGTTACAAATATTGAACAAGGTGAAGGTCCAGTAAGAATTCAACGTATTAATCAACAAAATGCTGTGCAATTTACATTGAAATATAAATCAACCACAAATTTAGGAGCTATTTCTAAGGAAGTGGACGAAAAAATTGCAGATCTTAATTTACCAGATGATACAGAAATAGTTTTTAGTGGTGACCGAGAGCTATTAGAGTCATCTATTGATGATATGATTATGGCGTTTGTATTAGCGATTATTTTCATTTATCTCGTAATGGCGGCTCAATTTGAATCATTAAAATATCCATTTGTTATTATGATTACTGTTCCACTGATGGTAATTGGTGTTTCAATTGCTCTTACAGCAACAAGAACTCCAATAGGGATTACAGCGATTATAGGTATTATTGTCCTAGCAGGAATCGTGGTAAACAATGCAATTGTTATTGTAGACTATATCAATCAAAGGAAAGATAATGGTCTTAAAATATATGATGCGATTATTACATCAGTTAAAGACCGTGCTAGGCCAATTCTAATGACTGCTTTAACGACAATTCTAGGGCTTATTCCCCTTGCGCTTGGAATTGGGGAAGGAACAGAGATCAATCAGCCAATGGGAATTACAGTAATTGGAGGATTAATTAGTAGCACTTTCTTAACCTTATTTGTTATTCCGGTTGTATATAGTTTATTCGATAAAGATACACGAAGAATGAATAGAATGTATGCTACACCAGAGGGTCATTTGATACCAGCCTATTTATTAGAAGAACGTGTAGAATCAGTTAAAGAGGAAGATATTGAGAATCCAATGCCTCCAGCACAAGACTCTCGTAATTTCAGCAGAAATGAAATGGCTCAAATGCTCGAAGAACTGTTAAAACTTGTTAAAGACGATGATCAGGATAAGAATAATCACCATCCTTCAGATAAGTAGTCCATAGATATATTGAATCTTACCCCCTCTACATTTAGTGGGGGTTTTTTAATTTTAATAACTTTTTTTATATTCACCCCCAAAACCTCTGATTTTTATCCGTACAGATGTAATGAACAAAGCGGCCGCTTGTAAAAAATAACGAGGTGAAAAATTTGAAGTTTTTATCTAACAAAGAAATGAACAAAATCGCAAAAAGCACTTTAGCATTAGTTATTGCAGGAGGATTCACTTTTTCAACTACAATTGCTTCAGCAGAAGAAAATAATCAAGAAAAATATGAAACTGTCGATTTAC from Cytobacillus dafuensis encodes:
- the nhaC gene encoding Na+/H+ antiporter NhaC; the encoded protein is MKQEQLNFTFKPMEALLITIVLLGGIGTAMIFGGVVPHIPIVISIMFLLGLGLLKKVSIKELEEGLTDGAKSGLGAVLIFFFIGMLISSWMASGTIPTFIYLALDVVNGKFFYAIAFVVSSIIGVSVGSSLTTAATIGVAFMSVSTALGLSEALTAGAVISGAFFGDKMSPLSDTTNLASMIVKVDLFEHIKNMAWTTGPAFIISFILFAILSPDEAASDFSKIEILKNTLIDQGYVHWYSLIPFLLLTYLAIKKVSAMITLSASILSALLIGFFVQKDFGINKMLNLLFDGFTSNTGVKEVDSLLSRGGMESMFFSISLVLLALSMGGLLFKLGIIPSLLEGMKKFLQKVPALIASTAGTAIGINFLLGEQYLSILLTGNTFQESYDKAGLHPKNLSRVLEDAGTVINPLVPWGVCGVFLTGVLGVETIDYLPYTFFCLLSPILTIVYGITGFTITKKGEKAAV
- a CDS encoding efflux RND transporter permease subunit → MKISSFSINRPIFTLVTMFLVLILGIVSLLNIPMKLIPDINPPVGVIVTSYPGASPEEVVEKVTKPLEANLATLPGIKTMTSSSQESANLILLEFSWTTDIDEIQNEVIQRLDQTSMPDGVERPRFLKFDPSQFPIIQLSLSGDEDKQALRQIADQLKLELTKVNGVASVNLSGTAIKEVRVELDQDKLKDYQLSQEDIVNIIQAHNVSLPGDAILTNGKELTTRIISTIDSVDTLKNLTVTVNPVNGEKISLQDVSRVEMVNQDDRTITRTNQSPSVLLSVLQQSDANTAEVSKEFKYQLDKLLEKEKFKDIEYDILFDQGDYIQLAIGNISNSLILGGLFAMVVLFFFLRNVKSPLIIGISIPYSVIFTFVLMYFSDFTLNIMTLGGLALGIGMLVDNAIVVIENINRHLNMGKDSKTAAIDGTKEVGTAITASTLTTVAVFIPVVFITGIIGELFTEFALTISFSLFASLVVALTVVPMLASRLLKAPRKNLEEKRQQSRWMLSLEKSIKWSLRHRAAVIIIALLLLGVGAYGLTTVGTQFLPNTDEGFFTIRVELENGSALTETEKVITAMEQKLQAEEDIETYVSLIGTTQEGSFRGSKNANSAEIYVKMKELDKRERSTIEFVDDVKKKLERTAKNTNQSAEVSFNMHSSSGTAPNTLTFSVRDTDKGRLNKQVEKIYQELQNIDDVTELSTDLIDTVEEIQITVDRDKAFEHGLAPAQIAMIVNDVTRGNKATQLVDDQSNIYGVLVEYDQTVTQNLEKLKTLLIKKPDGSYISLDQVTNIEQGEGPVRIQRINQQNAVQFTLKYKSTTNLGAISKEVDEKIADLNLPDDTEIVFSGDRELLESSIDDMIMAFVLAIIFIYLVMAAQFESLKYPFVIMITVPLMVIGVSIALTATRTPIGITAIIGIIVLAGIVVNNAIVIVDYINQRKDNGLKIYDAIITSVKDRARPILMTALTTILGLIPLALGIGEGTEINQPMGITVIGGLISSTFLTLFVIPVVYSLFDKDTRRMNRMYATPEGHLIPAYLLEERVESVKEEDIENPMPPAQDSRNFSRNEMAQMLEELLKLVKDDDQDKNNHHPSDK